One Methanobacterium sp. genomic region harbors:
- a CDS encoding FmdE family protein, whose translation MSDYMELLKKAGEFHGDICGGIVMGTKLAMYGMETMGMTPGQKDKRLIVFTEIDRCISDAVLSVTRTSLGKKSLKPMHYGKFAATFVNIDTGESIRVVDLGANKKDRDENETTEELIERINKTPAEELFEIQKVSVKIDPNDLPGKPLEIVTCADCGEVVMDGKHHLKGGKAYCTSCFTGSYYQVIDE comes from the coding sequence ATGAGTGACTATATGGAATTATTAAAGAAAGCAGGAGAATTTCACGGCGATATATGCGGTGGAATTGTCATGGGAACAAAATTAGCCATGTATGGTATGGAAACAATGGGAATGACACCTGGACAGAAAGATAAAAGATTGATAGTCTTTACTGAAATTGACAGGTGTATCTCTGATGCAGTCTTATCTGTAACAAGAACATCCTTAGGTAAAAAGTCCTTAAAACCAATGCACTACGGTAAATTCGCGGCTACATTCGTCAATATAGATACTGGTGAATCAATCCGTGTCGTAGATTTAGGTGCTAATAAAAAAGATAGAGACGAAAATGAAACAACAGAAGAGCTTATAGAAAGAATAAACAAAACTCCTGCAGAGGAACTATTTGAAATCCAAAAAGTATCGGTTAAAATCGATCCAAATGATTTACCTGGAAAACCACTGGAAATAGTAACCTGTGCTGACTGCGGTGAAGTTGTAATGGATGGAAAACATCACCTGAAAGGAGGAAAAGCTTACTGTACTTCCTGTTTTACTGGATCATATTATCAGGTTATAGACGAATAA